In Callospermophilus lateralis isolate mCalLat2 chromosome 4, mCalLat2.hap1, whole genome shotgun sequence, one genomic interval encodes:
- the LOC143398279 gene encoding LOW QUALITY PROTEIN: interleukin-17 receptor A-like (The sequence of the model RefSeq protein was modified relative to this genomic sequence to represent the inferred CDS: inserted 1 base in 1 codon; deleted 2 bases in 1 codon): MKERVGKDLPEKSPNVERESCELDCRVKNSTCLDDSWIHPRNLTPKHVQIQLRLARTQHGDLIPVVHIEWTLQTDAGLFSPKGAKLSVLQLNTNEHLCWRFAFSHFVVEPGQEYKVTVHHLPKPVPDGDPNHLSKKLLVPDCEDSRIKITTPCVSSGSLWDPNITVETLEAHQLRVSFTLWNESSHYQILLNSFPHMEDHSCFEHIQQIPAPKQEEFHQRANLTLPLHSSNWCCRHRVQVQPFFNSCLNDCLRHTMTIPCPDVPETSGVAESSLFLISPCGAEMSLNLLEKQVVSEVGVMTLVGNQKQGVVNNSIILPAMEMHAYNPSYSGGGGRMNPTQLQCDHWKPTGDLXHMILPDFKKPACFGTYIICYFTGISSESDVPDLFNITSRYPLMDKLEEVYFRIQDLEMFEPGRMHRLQELTGENYLQSPSGWQLKEAVEKFREWPTQCPDWFERENLCSTDDQNLPSLDKEVFEEPLLPPGSGIVRQKPLVLEPASEGCLMVDLCMGEEGRGMSRVAPQLQPQGEAIQTVVLPREQVPAACAVELVPLADSSVASRLTLVEEGEACPLLEDHGLQRKNILFLPVDPEDSPLCSTPVASPGHLPDGVREQLEGLMLSLLQQSLNSQAQGAWEDPALVLKDPSIPCEEEQRQSVQSDQGYISRSSPQPPDGLGEMEEEEEEEKDLGKSAEQLSPELLQDLRSLQQQLFSQDLQKNSGWDSVESERQATE, from the exons ATGAAAGAAAGGGTGGGAAAAGACCTCCCAGAGAAGTCCCCAAATGTGGAAAGGGAGAGCTGT GAGCTAGACTGCAGAGTCAAGAACA GTACCTGCCTGGATGACAGCTGGATCCACCCTCGGAACCTGACTCCAAAACATGTCCAGATCCAGCTGCGTCTTGCCAGAACCCAGCATGGAGACCTGATTCCTGTGGTGCACATCGAATGGACACTGCAGACAGATG CTGGCCTCTTCTCCCCCAAGGGTGCAAAGTTGTCTGTCCTGCAGCTAAACACCAATGAACATTTGTGT TGGCGTTTCGCCTTCAGCCACTTTGTGGTAGAACCCGGCCAGGAGTACAAGGTGACTGTTCACCACCTGCCCAAGCCCGTCCCTGATGGGGACCCAAACCACCTGTCCAAGAAGCTCCTTGTGCCAG ATTGTGAGGACTCCAGGATAAAGATAACCACGCCATGTGTGAGCTCAG GCAGCCTGTGGGACCCCAACATCACCGTGGAAACCCTGGAGGCCCACCAGCTGCGGGTGAGCTTCACCCTGTGGAACGAATCCTCCCATTACCAGATCCTGCTCAACAGTTTTCCACACATGGAGGACCACAGCTGCTTCGAGCACATACAGCAGATACCTGCG CCCAAACAAGAGGAATTCCACCAGCGAGCCAACCTCACTCTCCCGCTACACAGCTCTAACTGGTGCTGTCGCCACCGAGTACAG GTCCAGCCCTTCTTCAACAGCTGCCTTAATGACTGCCTTAGACACACCATGACCATCCCCTGCCCAGACGTTCCAGAGACTTCAG GTGTGGCGGagag ttCTCTGTTTCTGATCAGCCCCTGTGGTGCTGAAATGTCTCTCAACCTCCTGGAAAAACAGGTCGTCTCAGAGGTAGGGGTCATGACCTTGGTGGGCAACCAGAAGCAGGGAGTGGTAAACAACTCCATCATCCTGCCTGCCATGGagatgcatgcttataatcccagctactcaggaggcggaGGGAGGATGAACCCA ACCCAGCTGCAGTGTGACCACTGGAAGCCCACTGGGGACC TCCACATGATCCTGCCAGACTTCAAGAAGCCAGCCTGCTTTGGCACCTACATCATCTGCTACTTCACTGGCATCAGCAGTGAGAGCGATGTCCCTGACCTCTTCAACATCACCTCCAGGTACCCCCTTATGGACAAGCTTGAGGAGGTTTACTTCCGGATCCAGGACCTGGAGATGTTTGAACCTGGCCGGATGCACCGCCTCCAGGAGCTCACAGGGGAAAATTACCTGCAGAGCCCCAGTGGCTGGCAGCTCAAGGAGGCGGTGGAGAAGTTCCGGGAGTGGCCGACCCAGTGCCCTGACTGGTTTGAACGTGAGAACCTTTGCTCCACTGATGACCAGAACCTCCCATCCCTGGACAAAGAAGTGTTTGAGGAGCCACTGCTGCCGCCAGGGAGCGGGATTGTCAGGCAGAAGCCCCTGGTGCTGGAGCCTGCCTCCGAGGGCTGCCTGATGGTAGATTTATGCATGGGTGAGGAAGGAAGGGGAATGTCGAGGGTGGCACCCCAATTGCAGCCCCAGGGGGAGGCCATCCAAACTGTGGTGCTTCCCAGAGAGCAGGTGCCTGCTGCTTGTGCAGTGGAGCTGGTTCCTCTTGCTGACAGCAGCGTGGCCAGCCGGCTGACCTTGGTGGAGGAGGGCGAGGCCTGCCCCCTGCTGGAGGATCATGGCCTCCAGAGAAAGAACATCCTCTTCCTCCCGGTGGACCCTGAGGACTCGCCTCTCTGCAGCACTCCAGTGGCATCACCTGGCCACCTCCCCGATGGTGTGAGGGAGCAGCTGGAGGGTTTGATGCTCTCACTTCTGCAGCAGAGTCTGAATAGCCAGGCCCAGGGTGCATGGgaagatcctgccctggtcctcaaGGACCCCTCCATACCCTGTGAGGAGGAGCAGCGGCAGTCCGTGCAGTCGGACCAGGGCTACATCTCCAGGAGCTCCCCACAGCCCCCTGATGGGCTTGGGGAaatggaggaagaggaagaggaagaaaaggacCTAGGGAAGTCAGCTGAGCAGCTGTCTCCTGAGCTTCTGCAGGACCTGAGGAGCCTCCAGCAGCAGCTTTTCTCCCAAGATCTCCAAAAGAACTCTGGCTGGGACAGTGTGGAGTCAGAGAGGCAGGCTACAGAATAG